In Oncorhynchus tshawytscha isolate Ot180627B unplaced genomic scaffold, Otsh_v2.0 Un_contig_14525_pilon_pilon, whole genome shotgun sequence, the sequence TCCTCCCCTCTGCTTTGTCAAGgtacaaaccctaacccttactacgtagccttcctccccctctgcttCGTCAAGgtacaaaccctaacccttactacaTAGCCTTCCTCTCTGCTTCAAGgtacaaaccctaacccttactacatagccttcctccccctctgcttCGTCAAggtacaaaccctaaccctaactacgtagccttcctccccctctgcttCGTCAAAGTACTAACCCTTACTACGTAGCCTTCCTAGCCCTCTGCTTCGTCAAGgtacaaaccctaacccttactacgtagccttcctccctctctgcttcGTCAAGgtacaaaccctaacccttactacgtagccttcctccccctctgcttCGTCAAGgtacaaaccctaacccttactacgtagccttcctccctctctgcttcGTCAAGGTACTAACCCTTACTACAtagccttcctccctctctgcttcGTCAAGGTACTAACCCTTACTACGTAgccttcttccccctctgctTCGTCAAGgtacaaaccctaacccttactacatagccttcctccctctctgcttcGTCAAGgtacaaaccctaacccttactacgtagccttcctccccctctgcttCGTCAAGgtacaaaccctaacccttactacgtagccttcctccccctctgcttCGTCAAGgtacaaaccctaacccttactacgtagccttcctccccctctgcttCGTCAAGgtacaaaccctaacccttactacgtagccttcctccccctctgcttCGTCAAGGTACGTCACACTTCCTCTCCCTCGCCTTCCTccactctttccctccctcctttccttctcctcccctccggGTACTCATTTCCCCTCCCCGTTATCCAAGGAACTGTCAACCCTCCTGGTACTCATATTCCCTCCCTGTTATCCAAGGAACTGTCAACCCTGCTGgtactcatctcccctccctgTTATCCAAGGAACTGTCAACCCTGCTGgtactcatctcccctccccgtTATCCAAGGAACTGTCAACCCTGCTGgtactcatctcccctccccgtTATCCAAGGAACTGTCAACCCTGCTGgtactcatctcccctcccctgaGTCTTTGTGTGTTCACAGTTTCCTCCTTCAGTCTCCAGGTATCCTAGGTGCTGTCTCCTGCGTTTGTGTTAAGGCCCCTGAACCCTACAACGtggtcttctctccccctccagagTACCCAGTACTATGACATGCGCTGGTCCTGTGAGCACCTGATCATGGTGTGGATCAATGCGTTTGTGATGCTGATGAGCCAGCTGTTACCTCCCAGCTACTGTGACCTGCTGCACCGCTCTGCAGCCCACCTGGGGCGCTGGCAGAAGCTGGAGCACGGATTCTACAGCAACGCGCCACAGCACGTGTAGGtggtccccacacacacacacacacacttctacagCAACGGCCCACAGCACGCTTAGGtggtccccacacacacacacacacacacttctacagCAACGGCCCACAGCACGTGTAGGtggtccccacacacacacacacacaattctacAGCAACGGCCTACAGCACGCTTaggtggtccacacacacacacacacttctacagCAACGACCCACAGCACGTGTAGGtggtccccacacacacacacttacttctaCAGCAACGACCCACAGCACGTGTAGGtggtccccacacacacacacttacatctACAGCAATGGCCCACAGCACGTGTAGgtggaccccacacacacacatacttctaCAGCAACGGCCCACAGCACGCTTaggtggtccacacacacacacacacatacttctaCAGAAACGGCCCACAGCACTTGTGTGTCAGCACGTAGCCCAACCTTTTCTCCTGGAGAGCTAGACAtatgcaggattttgttccaacaCATCTGACTCTAATCAACTGTTCTTCAGGACTCTACCAGGAGCGTTAGAGCAGGGATGGAGTAAAGCCCTGCATAAGGAGGCTGTCTCCAGGAAGAGAGTTAGCCACCCTGCTGTCCAGCAGACTGTCCAGTCTTCTAGGAAGGGTTCTATTGGATCTGTAGGATCAATCTCCACCTCTTCGTTGTGTGTTGCAGGTGGTCTGAGAGTACAGTCTGGCCCCAGGGGGTGTTGGTACGTCACAGTCGTAGCCTGTACAAGGCTGTAGGACCCTACAACGTGGCCCTGCCCTCAGACGTCTCCCACGCTAGGTTTTACGTGAGTCGCTGCCTTTCACTAGACCCTttagtctgtgtgtttatatcctGCCCCATGTACTGCCTTTCACTAGACCctttagtctgtgtgtgtttatgtactgccTTTCACTAGACCCTTtagcctgtgtgtgtttatgtcctgCCCCATGTACTGCCTTTCACTAGACCCTttagtctgtgtgtttatatcctGCCCATGTACTGCCTTTCACTAGACCctttagtctgtgtgtgtttatgtactgccTTTCACTAGACCctttagtctgtgtgtgtttatgtgcctTTCCTAGAcccctgtgtgtgtttatgtactgccTTTCACTAGACCCTTTAGTCATGTACTGCCTTTCACTAGACCctttagtctgtgtgtgtttatactgcCTTTCACTAGACCctttagtctgtgtgtgtttatgtactgccTTTCACTAGACCctttagtctgtgtgtgtttttatgtacTGCCTTTCACTAGACCctttagtctgtgtgtgtttatgtactgccTTTCACTAGACCctttagtctgtgtgtgtttatgtactgccTTTCACTAGACCCTTTagtctgtctgtgtttatgtactgTCTTTCACTAGACCCTttagtctgtgtgtttatatcctGCCCCATGTACTGCCTTTCACTAGACCctttagtctgtgtgtgtttatatcctGCCAATGTACTGCCTTTCACTAGACCctttagtctgtgtgtgtttatgtactgccTTTCACTAGACCctttagtctgtgtgtgtttatgtactgccTTTCACTAGACCctttagtctgtgtgtgtttatgtactgccTTTCACTAGACCctttagtctgtgtgtgtttatgtactgccTTTCACTAGACCctttagtctgtgtgtgtttatatcctGCCCATGTACTGCCTTGAGATGTCCCTTTTATTTACAAGTCTAACTATAAATACATGTTTGTAAATAAATACCAGTTGTGATGTTATTTATTGTGTTGCAGTTCCTTTTCCACAAGCCGTTGCGGATCCTGAACCTGTTAATCTGGATCGAGTCCAGCGTAGTCCTGTACCAGTTGTACTCCCTGCTCCGCTCTGACAGCTGGAACCACACCCTGTCCCTGGGCCTCATCCTGTTCTGTAACTACTACGTCCTCTTCAAGCTGCTCCGGGACCGCATCGTGCTGGGCAAGGCCTACTCCTACCCTGTTACCTCCAGTACCGGGTCCGGCACCACCAACAGCACCGCCACCAACGGCCTGGGGCTCAAGTCCCAGTGACACCCCAGGAGAGGGTTCTGGAGCTGGGGGACGTGGGTTCGGATACTCCCTAGCCTCCCTGCCACTATGGCTGTACGGAGGGGGTGGAGGTGAGACAGGGGGTCGGCGTGCAGCAGGAGGGACTGACTGTGAACTCATATTGTTTTGATACGGTTCTATTTTTCATGCAATGTTTATACCTatttaaataatattttattttgtatacTGTTTTCAAAAGTAACAGGGCATTACAGTAGTATTGTCATGTGATGTTTGTTGTTGCTTCATGGTGCAAAGCGATTGGATGGGAGAGAGTGAGTTGTGTTCTTGATGCCATGAGGCCCCGCCCACGTGCTGTGCTAAGCTCTTCCTCCTATGCTCACCGCGTTCCGAATTCCACCAAAGATGCTTTAAAGAAGGCTCCAGAGCCAATCAGATGGCACCGGCGGCCAATCAAGGAAGAGACTTTAGCTCGGTTGGCCAATCAAGGAAGCGACTGAGGAGACCCCGCCTCTCCCTGCACACTGCCTCTTTAGAGAACATATTCATCCCTTTACGATGTTTTATTAGGATTCGTTTCGTAGCAAGACCGTCTGCAGTTTGGCCATGAGCGCTGACTCTGGTGCCTGTAGAACATAccacgtcccaaatgacaccctattccctacatagtgcacagcttttgaccagagccttattagCCCAggttaaaagtaatgcactatatagggtatagggtataatTTGGGACAGGCCCAATGTCTTCTTTGCAGCGTCATGTTCATTCAGGTCATTAATTTACCACAAATAGCCGCTCTTCATTTCACTGTGCCTGAGAAGCGAAAAACATAGATATAGTCTGGATAGAATGGACACCACCACCGCAACAGATTGCATGGCCGTTTTTCTAGATGGGAGACGAACCGCATTGAATGTGCAGACGTGTGTATGTGCTTTACTTTCCAGTGTGTGTTTGAAATTAAATTACAAATGACACTTGGTATCTTCAATGCTACAAGTTGTGCTCAGCTGCTAGCAGTGTTATTTTAAACAGCTTGCCTTGTTGCGAGTCCCAGATGACGATGCCTTGTTGCGAGTCCCAGATGACGATGCCTTGTTGCCAGTCCCAGATGACGATGCCTTGTTGCCAGTCCCAGATGACGATGTGGGATGGCTTCTAGTGCCATAACTGTCCGCTCATCCATTCTATCTTGTTCCTTTTCTATGAGCAGCTGATCTAGAATGATTCATGTTTTATCAACGTGCCAAAATCCCAGGTTGCCTGTATGATCATGTTTGTTCATGGGCGCGTTCCACCTAGTCTTTTAATGCAGTCCTGTTGTAGGCGCCTCTCAGCAGATTGCTATATGAAATGAATGATGAATGTGGTACCTGCGATGTTGTGAGATCTGATATGTGCAGGATGACTGCAATAAAGATGACCTGGAACGCTAGCTGTGTGTTTATATTTTCAGTGGGTGAGGTGGGAGGAAGATGGATTGGGGGGGCATGGACTATCGTATGGTTCAGTGTTTGATTTTCGATGAGCATTTTTTTATGCCGTTGAAATATGaaataaaaaactaaaataaaaacGCTGTTAAACTGACTTGTGAAATGTTTCTGTTTGTCCATGAGACCGTGTAGATAAGAGATGAAACCACAAAGACCACAAAACCGCATTTGTGCATTTTATTCCAAAGCATTATAaagttgatatatatatatatagtgctgcACAATTGTTTTTGAAACAGAAAAATAGCTCACCCATAAGGTTTGACAAAGTGCATATCATGAGTAGTTGAGGGTCAGTGTTCCAGAGTCAACACTCTGCTGTCATCAAAGTGGCCTGTAGTAGTGTTGTATTTGGCCCAGCAGAGGGAGCTATGGATATTTTACTTGGGTCCATTTGAAACACCAACCGTTTGTACTGTGACAGTCTATACCTTGAGTTTACATTTAAGAGCAGGGTAGCACCTTTGGTTGATGACAGGGTTACATTCATTGGCAATAACAGAACAGAGCTCTGACAATCTATAGAATTAGCAGTGAAACTGCATCTGGCTCCACCAATCTCTTACACATCTTCTTGTTCCTCCTATTTCATCCTTTCTTTCAGTGCATTAAATGTTCTCTTCACCATCATAACACGCTGGTCCAGGGAGTCCCTGGTCAAAGACATCTTCTGAAGTACAGGGAGTCCCTGGTCAAAGACATCTTCTGAAGTACAGGGAGTCCCTGGTCAAAGACATCTTCTGAAGTACAGGGAGTCCCTGGTCAAAGACATCTTCTGAAGTACAGGGAGTCCCTGGTCAAAGCCATCTTCTGAAGTACAGGGAGTCCCTGGTCAAAGCCATCTTCTGAAGTACAGGGAGTCCCTGGTCAAAGACATCTTCTGAAGTACAGGGAGTCCCTGGTCAAAGCCATCTTCTGAAGCTCAGTCATAACACGCTGGTCCAGGGAGTCCCTGGTCAAAGCCATCTTCTAAAGTACAGGGAGTCCCTGGTCAAAGCCATCTTCTAAAGTACAGGGAGTCCCTGGTCAAAGCCATCTTCTAAAGCTCAGTCATAACACGCTGGTCCAGGGAGTCCCTGGTCAAGAGCCATCTTCTAAAGTCCAGGGAGTCCCTGGTCAAAGCCATCTTCTAAAGTACAGGGAGTCCCTGGTCAAAGCCATCTTCTAAAGTACAGGGAAGCCCTGGTCAAAGACATCTTCTAAAGTACAGGGAGTCCCTGGTCAAAGCCATCTTCTAAAGTACAGGGAAGCCCTGGTCAAAGCCATCTTCTAAAGTACAGGGAAGCCCTGGTCAAAGCCATCTTCTAAAGTACAGGGAAGCCCTGGTCAAAGCCATCTTCTAAAGTACAGGGAAGCCCTGGTCAAAGCCATCTTCTAAAGTACAGGGAAGCCCTGGTCAAAGCCATCTTCTAAAGTACAGGGAAGCCCTGGTCAAAGCCATCTTCTAAAGTACAGGGAAGCCCTGGTCAAGAGCCATCTTCTGAAGCTCAGTCATAACACCTTTCAGTTGTGTTTCAAAGCACAGTGTTGATCATGCAGTAAGAAGGGCAcgaatacattttttacatttgatttaatgTACGATGGAAAGGGTTAGTGaggatgtatgtatgtacagtaggaCTTCCTGGATGTAAATGTGAGTCGTTCTAGTTGTGTGTTGGGAGGGATGTCTCTGCATGCAGAACGATGGTATGTGTCAGTAATGAAACAGTATTAATGCATGATGAAGTGTGTTCTGCATGTGTGTGAATGACGTGTCCACTTGTCAACTTCCTCAGCAAGGGAAGTGAAGACCCCCTTTGTCCTCCATCAATCctccgtgtttgtgtgtgtgtacagtatgtgcatgACATGTCCACTTCTTCCTCATCCTTCTCGGCAGTCTACATAGTTTCCTTTGATCCAGTAGCAGATCTGGGCGTATTTCAGAGGCGTCACCCTCACCGCCACGTTAAACTCTTGCGACGCCCCGTCTCGATCCACCCACTGGTGCCCTGAGAACACCCCGATCACCTTCCTCTCCCAGCGCCGCCTCCTCCGGTCCCACATACGAGCGTAGATCCCCGAGCCGCTGGCCCCGGGCTGGGCGTCACAGTGCTGGTAGAGCAGGTCTGGCGTCTCCTCTCCAGCCCGGCAGAACCGGTAGACCAGCTGGCCCGGCCGGTCATTGTCATAGCCGGAGAATTGGACCCTGCGCCCGGGCAGCTGCTTCGCCGGCGGGGAGACGCCCAGCTTCATGTGGCGTCGTTTGTGGGCCTTCTTGAGCTCTAACAAGGCGTAGTCGTAGTCCATTCCGATGTCGTTGCCGTTGCCCTTGATCCAGCCTTTGGGCACGTGGGTGCGCTTGGCACGAATCCACTGGAACTTCATCTTATCTGGGGGTGATGGATGGGTGTTGGATGCATTGGTGGCAGAGGCCGGATTGGGAGAGTCACGCTGCTTTGGCTTCAGGAAACCCACCCGGAGCTTTTGCGCCCCTTTCACGTAGTTCTTCCCGTCGTGGACGCAGTGGGCGGCAGTCAGAACGTGCCGGTCGCCCACCAGTGTTCCGGAACACCCGGTGGACAGCTTGACCGCTGCAGAGAATGGGTAGTTCAACAGGAAGTCTTGCCCTACAATGCTGAAACGCCCGTCATGGCCAAAGATCTGACGTTTGCGTCGGGAAGGCAGTGCCGGCGTGGTCTGGGTGCGGGCGGTGTACCCGTAGATCCCCACGGCGGTTTCGGTGAGGCGACCGTTGCTATGGAGTGTCTCGTATGACAGGATGCTACGCAGGTCCCAGTAGCTGGGGGGAAGAGCCTTCTTGTGGCATTCTGGGTCACATGGGGAGGTGACGTCCAATCGGGCGTCAGCCTGGAAGTGAGGGGCGGGTCGGTCCTCTGTCACCTGGGGTAAGACCACAGGCACGCGTTGCAGGGGCCATTGGGGCTGGATAGGAGCcactggagggatggagaggaggaggaagagggagaggaggggaaggggggatgggatggagggaaaaGAGGCCATGGAGGAGGGAGAcctagaagaggagagaaggagaggacaggtgagATGTGATGTCACTAAATACCAAGGCAGGTGAGATGTGATGTCACTAAATACCTAGACAGGtgagatcaaatcaaactttatttgtcacatgcgccgaatacaacatgtgtaggtagaccttaccgtgaaatgcttacttacaagcccttaaccaaccatgcagttcaagaagagttaagaaaatatttaccaaataaactaaagtaaaaaatgaagaaataatcaaaagtaacacaataacataacaacaacgaggctatatacaggggtaccggtaccgagtcagtgtgcgggatacaggttagttgaggtaatttgtacatataggtagaggtGAAGTGTGATGTCACTAAATACCTAGACAGGTGAGATGTGAGTCAGTAATACCTAGACAGGTGAGATGTGGTGAGTCAGTAATACCTAGACAGGTGAGATGTGGTGAGTCAGTAATACCTAGACAGGTGAGATGTGGTGAGTCAGTAATACCTAGACAGGTGAGATGTGGTGAGTCAGTAATACCTAGACAGGTGAGATGTGGTGAGTCAGTAACACCTAGACAGGTGAGATGTGGTGAGTCAGTAACACCTAGACAGGTGAGATGTGGTGAGTCAGTAATACCTAGACAGGTGAGATGTGGTGAGTCAGTAACACCTAGACAGGTGAGATGTGGTGAGTCAGTAATACCTAGACAGGTGAGATGTGGTGAGTCAGTAATACCTAGACAGGTGAGATGTGGTGAGTCAGTAACACCTAGACAGGTGAGATGTGAGTCAGATGTGGTGAGTCAGTAATACCTAGACAGGTGAGATGTGGTGAGTCAGTAATACCTAGACAGGTGAGATGTGGTGAGTCAGTAACACCTAGACAGGTGAGATGTGGTGAGTCAGTAACACCTAGACAGGTGAGATGTGGTGAGTCAGTAATACCTAGACAGGTGAGATGTGGTGAGTCAGTAATACCTAGACAGGTGAGATGTGGTGAGTCAGTAATACCTAGACAGGTGAGATGTGGTGAGTCAGTAATACCTAGACAGGTGAGATGTGGTGAGTCAGTAATACCTAGACAGGTGAGATGTGGTGAGTCAGTAATACATCAAGGGTCTTTCAGCTGATAAAACAGACCCTTCTCTCACTGTTACAGATTATTTAGTGTTTGTTTATATGATGATGCTATTTCTTAtactagtcaaatcaaatcaaattttatttgtcacatacacatggttagcagatgttaatgcgagtgtagcgaaatgcttgtgcttctagttccgacaatgcagtaataaccaacaagtaatctaactaacaattccaaaactactgtcttatacacagtgtaaggggataaagaatatgtacataaggatatatgaatgggtgatggtacagagcagcataggcaagatacagtagatggaatcgagtacagtatatacatatgagatgagtatgtaaacaaagtggcatagttaaagtggctagtgatacatgtattacataaggatacagtcgatgatatagagtacagtatatacatatgcatatgagatgaataatgtagggtaagtaacattatataaggtagcattgtttaaagtggctagtgatatatttacataatttcccatcaattcccattattaaagtggctggagttgtgtcagtgtgttggcagcagccactcaatgttagtggtggctgtttaacagtctgatggccttgagatagaagctgtttttcagtctctcggtcccagctttgatgcacctgtactgacctcgccttctggatgatagcggggtgaacaggcagtggctcgggtggttgatgtccttgatgatttttatggccttcctgtaacatcgggtggtgtaggtgtcctggagggcaggtagtttgcccccggtgatgcgttgtgcagacctcactaccctctggagagccttacggttgagggcagagcagttg encodes:
- the LOC112248112 gene encoding serine protease 23-like: MQTKRKWGEALRRSPSSMASFPSIPSPLPLLSLFLLLSIPPVAPIQPQWPLQRVPVVLPQVTEDRPAPHFQADARLDVTSPCDPECHKKALPPSYWDLRSILSYETLHSNGRLTETAVGIYGYTARTQTTPALPSRRKRQIFGHDGRFSIVGQDFLLNYPFSAAVKLSTGCSGTLVGDRHVLTAAHCVHDGKNYVKGAQKLRVGFLKPKQRDSPNPASATNASNTHPSPPDKMKFQWIRAKRTHVPKGWIKGNGNDIGMDYDYALLELKKAHKRRHMKLGVSPPAKQLPGRRVQFSGYDNDRPGQLVYRFCRAGEETPDLLYQHCDAQPGASGSGIYARMWDRRRRRWERKVIGVFSGHQWVDRDGASQEFNVAVRVTPLKYAQICYWIKGNYVDCREG